The genomic window CACCGGCAGTCCCACTAGAGTCCCCGGCATAATCCGATGGTAACTAGTGGTAAAGGTTTCGCTCGTTAAGGGACTTAACCCGACATCTCACGACACGAGCTGACGACAGCCATGCAGCACCTGTCCTTGTTCCACCTCGAAAGGCGTACCCGACTTTCACCGGGATAATCCAAGGATGTCAAACCCAGGTAAGGTTCTGCGCGTTGCTTCGAATTAAACCACATGCTCCACCGCTTGTGTGAGCCCCCGTCAATTCCTTTGAGTTTTAGCCTTGCGACCGTACTCCCCAGGCGGTCCACTTAACACTTTTGCTACGACCGCGAGAGCGTCAGTGCTCCCGCAGCCTAGTGGACATCGTTTACGGCTAGGACTACCGGGGTATCTAATCCCGTTCGCTACCCTAGCTTTCGTGTCTGAGCGTCGATACATCCCCAGCGAGCCGCTTTCGCCTCTGGCGTTCCTCACGATATCTATGCATTTCACCGCTCCACCGTGAGTTCCGCTCGCCCCTGGATGATCCAAGCCCCGCAGTATACCAAGCAGTTCCACGGTTGAGCCGTGGGCTTTCACAAGGTACTTGCAGGGCCGCCTGCACACGCTTTAAGCCCAGTGATTCCGCCTAACGCTCGGGGCCTCTGTATTACCGCGACTGCTGGCACAGAGTTAGTCGCCCCTTATCAGAAGTTACTCAGAACTTGTTAGCTTCTTTTAGCAGTTTACACCCCGAGGGGCTTCGTCCTGCACTCGGTATTGCTCCGTCACACTTGCGTGCATTGCGGAAGATTCGTTACTGCAGCCTCCCGTAGGAGTCCGGGCAGTGTCTCAGTCCCGATGTGGCCGGCCAACCTCTCAGTCCGGCTAGGCGTCGATGCCTTGGTGAGCCTTTACCTCACCAACTAGCTGATACCACGTCGCCCGATCCCTTCCCGGCGGACCTTTGACCTCACCGCCATGCGACGATGAAGTGTCATCTGGTATTACACACCCTTTCGAGTGCCTATCCCAGTGGAAGGGGTACGTTAGCGACGCATTACTCACCCGTTCGCCACTCCCAGCAAGCTGGGCGTTCGACTTGCATGTCTTAGCCATACCGACAGCGTTCAGGCTGAGCCAGGATCAAACTCTTCAATTGTTGCTTTTGAATCTCACCGACCGAAATCGGCGAGCTAATCGCGAATGAAGTATTTGACCATTCGCCCCCGCGAGGTGGCGGGAACGACTGGCATGTATGGTACCGGCGGCGGTGCCGCCGGCGCTGAACTCGAAATCAATCATTCTTAGGTGACTCGCAACGACCCGAAGGCCGCTGCGGCGTGCAACCACGAAGGACGATCTCAAGTTGAGATTGTTTGTCCCCTCACCATCTTTCCGCGGCCGAAACCGCTTCCGTCTGGCAGGGGCCACGTCCTCGTGGCATCCCGTCTTCACTTGTCAAAGAGCTTGTTTATCGCTGTTGGCGAGGGCGTTCGCCTCCGTCACCAGCGGGCAGCAGTTTAGGCCGGGTCACGACCGGGTCAAACATCGCAGGTGTTTTTTGTTCACATTCGGTTTGCTCTACCTGCTGCGCGTCCGTTTTTGGGGCTTCTGGGGCCTTCCAGTAGGGCTACCGGGCTTTTTGCCGGTTCGCTTCCGCTCGGACTTTTCGCCGCCGGTGAGCTCAGTCAGGTTCTCCGCCTGCGCCTCGCGGTCCGGCTTGCCTCGCAGGAAGAGCTGGACCGGCACCTCTCCGAACGGCAGCTCATCCCGCAACCGATTGAGCAGGAATCGCTGGTACGCCTTGCTGAAAAGTTTCGGGTCGTTGACGAACAGCACGATCGTGGGCGGATGGATGTCGACCTGCGTGGCGTAGTAGATTTTGGGCCGCTTGCCGCGGGTGCCGGGCGGGCGGGTCTGGACGGCGGCCTTGATGACGGAGTTCAGCTTGCCGGTACCGACGCGTTCGCCAGACTGCTTGAACAGACGACGGGCGAGGTCGAGCACCGGGCCGACGTTTTTCCCCTCTTGGGCGGTCGTGAACGCGACCGGACAGTGCGCCAAGCCCGGCAGTTCTTTTTCGAGGTACGTCTTGAACTGGGCCATGAGCAGGCGGTCGTCGTTCTTTTCGACCGACTCGCCCTGCTTCCCGGCCGACTCGCGTAGAAACTTGCGGGCCAGGTCCCACTTGTTGACCACGATGATCGTCGGCTTGCTGTGGTCGGCGATCACCCGGCCCAGCTTCTTGTCCGGATCGGCCACCTTGATCGACGAGTCCAACAGCATGAGCACCACGTCCGCCCGGCGGATCGATCGCTCGGCCCGGTGGTAGGCGTAGAACTCGATGTCGTCGTTGACCATGTGTCGGCGTTTGCGGACGCCGGCGGTGTCGATGATCGTGAGTGCCCGGCCGTCTTTCTCGAAACGGACATCGACACTGTCGCGGGTGGTACCGGGGATCTCGCTGACGATCACCCGGCTGCTCTCGCCCGCCCCGTACAAGTCCGCCACGGCGTTCACGAAGGTCGACTTCCCCGCGTTTCGCTTGCCGACGACCGCGATGTGCAGATCAGGCTCGGGCACCGAGTCGGGCGCGTCGACAAGATCGACGTTGTCGGCGATGAGTTTAGGGAACTTCTCGACGCCGCGGCCGGTCGTGGCCGAGACCGGCACCGGCGTCCCGAATCCGAGCGACGCGGCCTCGGCGATGGTCAACTCGTGCCGTGGGCCGTCGGCCTTGTTCGCCACGAGCACCACCTTCACGCCGGTCTTGCGAAGCATCTCGGCGATCGTCTCGTCCAAGGCCGTCAGCCCGTCGTGGGCGTCGATCACGAAAAACACCATGTCCGCCCGCCCCACCGCGAGCCGGATCTGTTCTTCGACGTGGCCGACGAGATCATCGCCGTCGAACCCGAAGCCGCCGGTGTCAACGAGTTCGACGTAGCGCGTGCCGTGCTGGGTGCCGACCTTGACGGGCGTGGAGATACGGTCCCGCGTGACGCCGGGCATGTCCTGGACGATGGAGATGCGTTTACGCGCCAGCGCGTTGAGCAGGGACGACTTGCCGACATTGGGCCGGCCGACGATGGCAATGACGGGGAGACGCACAGCAAACTGTAGATAAGTCCAAGTCACCAAGCAGAACAAAAATATTTCGCAGCGATCTCAGGCACTGAGACTACATGCGATCGCCAAGCTATGCAACCGACATTCCAATCAAACCCAATAACCAATTCTAACGATTACCAAAATCCGTCGCCCGCGTTTGCCTAGGACCTGCTGATCGAACTCTTAAGCCGAAAAATCTTCGCCTCGAACTCTGCCTTGATCGGGTCTTCGATATTTTTCTCCACCCTTTTCAATATCGATTCCAACTCGTTAATAGAATTTCTGCCGAACGCCGAATCATCGATAGCGACCAACGTAGTTACAACATTCAAGCACAGGGACTTCCGAGCAAGCGCTGTCTCAGCGATGCAGGCGCGTGTGGCAAACGTTGCCGCTGTACCTCCTATGAAAAACAAGGCAACGGACGCCATCTTAATGTAGTCTGGCGTCAAATCCAGACCGACTAGATGCCACTCTGGAGAAATGACAAGTATCGCAATCATCAATCCGAACATCAGCACTGAGAAGATCGCACACACAAGCGCTCGGTTGCTGATCATGTACCGATGGAGGAAGAACGAAATCTGTTTCACATAACAAACCTTCCAAGGATAAGATGGACGCCTAATATCACATGCACTCTCAATGATTTTGCCGCATAGATCTCTTGTATTTTTTGCCAGATGAACATTTCGTATCCCAAGGAATGCGATCAAGCTGATTGAGCCTATCATGAACGGAATGAATGATGATTGGAGGTCCATAAAGTTCTCCTGAACCAGCACGAGATGAACAAACGCTCTTCGATGAGTTTGACAAGCGACATATACTAATCACAACACAGGCTGAGTGCTAGCAATTACGGATCAATGACCCCGCCCCCGCCACAGTTTGTCCAACAGCCAACATCGCCCGAACGATAACCTGCAAAGGTGAATCCGACGGGTCCGATCTTTATGTGACAGTAGCAAATTCGTCAAAACATAGGTAAAATCGGCCACGCCATTTCGCCGTGCTTGACCGCGAGCAACCTGTCGCGTTCACCGACCGGCTGCAAGTCGAGCTCGCCGGTTCGCAAGAGCGTCTCGCCTGCGATGAGGAGGCGGAGGGTGTGCATCACCTGCTTGGGCTTGACCGGGTCGCCACGTTCGAGGCGGCGCAGGTGTTTGCCGCGTTGCTTCTCGGCGTAGCCGACGAACGTGTCGGCCACGCGTTTCGACAGGAACGCGGACCGATGTCGCCATAAATCATCGCCCGTCTCGTCGCTGTGCTCCACGACGGGCGACCAGAGAATTTCGAGTGCCGTCGGGTTCGCCGAGAGTCCGAGCCTGACGAACTTCTCGATCTCCCAGGCCACCGTCTGTTCAGCGTCATTCTCGAGCGTGGCCGGGGCACCGCCTAGAGACCAGTGCAGGTCCGCCGGCGGCAGGTAGACGCCCTTTCGGTCGGTGTCACTCCCTTCGTCGCCCAAGCCATATGCACGGCTGCCAACGACCACGCGATAGCAGACGTATTGCCAGAGATCACCAGACATGGGATCAAGCCTACCAACGACCACCGCCCGGCCGTTAAACGGCGCGGGCGGTGGTACTTCGCAACAATGAGGAGTTCGTTTTAGAACGGATTCCGAATATTGATGGCGGAGAAGCGAACCTCGAAAGTGCTAACGAGCTTCTCCCAAGGATCGCCGTACATGTTCTCGTCAGCGTCGGGAAGAGCCGAGCCAGCAACGGAAGCGGCATGACCATCAGCAAAGGTGAAGTTGGCGCGGTCGAGATCGCCGTGACGATGGTTGATGCGCTCGCCTTCCATCGCAAACAAATAGACCCCGTCGAAGAAGGTGGCGACCCGAGCACTGTCCTGTACCTGGGCCAGACTCATCTGACGCAGACCAAGTACCTCAGCTTGATCGCCGATGTAGGTCATCGGGAAAAATTCTGCGTAGGTACGCCCCGAGTCCCACCAAGATACTGAATTGCTACCCCACCAAGAGTTCACGGCATAGTGAGTGGCTTTAAACTCCGGATCATCCTCGTCGTAACCCTCGGCAGCGTTGGTCTCGAATAGCGAAGCACCGAGGAAGTTCCTAGGCGTCAAACCGACAACACCATCTGCGTCGGTGCCCCACCCCGGGTCACTGCTACCAGCGAACCAATCTGGGACACCATCTCGACCCAAGATATTGTCGTTACCCGAGGGACAACGAAACGCGGTGTTGGCATCTTCGCCCTCAGCAGAGATGTACTCGTCGAGTTTGGTCATCCAGTGACGGTCAGGTGCCCGCTCTGTACCGAACTCCTCAAGATAGACTTCTGTGGGCGGGAGCTTCTGGTCCCAGTCCTCGGCGTAGAACAAGGAGGCCAGACCAATCTGGCGCAAGTTACTCAGACACTGAACCGACTTGGCACTCTCACGGGCTCGTTGCAGCGAGGGCAGCAGGATGGAGATCAAGAGTGCGATGATACCGATAACGACCAACAGCTCGACGAGCGTGAAGCCGCGACGGTTGCGAGGGTTGCGAATACGCATGGTGTGCCTCCTCAGGCAGGTGAATCGTTTTTCCCGGGCCGATGGACCCGGATTGTAACGCCGCCTCTCAATGCTGCGAAGTATCAGCGAGCGTGCGGCAGACTGCCCTCCTCGGGCGGTTATTTGGGACTCTATTTGACAGCGCTTGCGAATGCAAGACCTTTTTGCCTACTTTTATGGTATCGTCCACCGAGCTGCGTCACTCGATGCGGTTTTCGGAAAGCCTCGCAGGATTGATCCGCCCGATGCCCGCGCGCACACGAAAATCCGATCCGCCTATCGGCCGTCACCCGGCCCGAACCCTGCCGCGTGCCACGCCGACACTGGATGAGATCGCCCGCTTGGCCGGCGTGAGTGCCGGCACTGTTTCCCGCGTCCTCAATGGCAAGAACAAGGAAAACCGCAGCGCCATCGCCAAACGCTCCGAACGCATCCGCCGCATCGCGGAAGAGGCCGGCTACCGCCCCAACACCGCCGCCCGCACCATGGCCTCGGGCAAGTTCAAGCTCATCGCCCTGATGACCTGCGGCGAAATCGACGTCGACTGGGTGCCCGTCCCTCTCTTGCACGGCATCCAGGAAGCACTGCACGCCAACAAGCAACGTCTCATCCTCAACGACGTGCCTGCCAAACGTTTCGACGAAGCAGGCTTCATCCCTCGCCTGCTGCGGGAGAATGCCGTCGATGGCTTGCTGGTTCATCCCAACACCAACGTGACCATCTCGGCCGCACCGACATTCGAACGCCAATCACTGCCGTGGCTGTGGGTCAACGCAGGCCGGGAGACTCGATCCATCGATCCCGACGAAGACCACGGTGCGGGGGTGTTGGTGAACTTCCTGCTAGAACGTGGCCGACGGCACATCGGTTACTTCCGGCTGAGCCGAGCCTCGGGCGAAGGCGATCACTTCTCCGGTCCGGCCCGACTTGCCGGCGTCCATAACGCTCTCAACGCTCACGACCTGCCTATCCCGAAGCTTGAGCCTGTGCGGAAGATCGGCACCACCAACGAGGTTTTCTTCTGGCGTGACGAAGCCGACCGGTTCGTACAACAGCGCGGCGAACTCGATTCGGTCGTCTGCTACGAGATGGCCGACGCCGTGGCACTTCACTCCGCCGCGATGCGACACGGCCTGCGGGTACCCGAAGATCTTGAGATCGCCTGCTTCCACGACGACAAGATTCACATGCACACGGGGATCCCGGTGACCACCGCGCTGATCCCATTCCGCGAGGTCGGCAGGACCGCTGCCGAGCGGCTGATGAAGCTGATCGACGCCGAACCCGGTCATGTGGATCCATCTCTAGAAGAGCGCGTGCGGGTTCCATATCACCGCCTCTGCCTGCTCGACAGTTCCGAGCGGAACGCCCCGAACCTGCCGTAGTGACGCGAATACCCTCGGGATCCATGCCGCGGCCGACCCGTTCCTCGAAAAAGCGCCACCAGCCCATCGCCCAGCCGCCGCTACGTCGGCAGGTGACAACCCTTTGGGACTATCCCTCGCAGGACTACGGCGGTAAGCAGCAGGGCATCAAGGGTTACGCTGGCGCGACCCCGTCGTACATCATCTGGAATCTGCTGGAGCGTTACACGAAGCCGAAAGACCTGATCGTCGACCCATGCTGCGGCAGCGGCACGACGCTGGACGTGGCCCGCGATCTCGACCGAAAAGCCCTCGGCTACGACGTGCATCCGCAGCGCAAGGACATCTTCAACCGTGACGCCCGCGACCTGCCGCCAGAATTGTCGGGAAAGGTCGATTTCGTGTTCATCGACCCGCCCTACGCCGACCACCTCGACTACGGCGACGACAAGCGTGACATCGGCAAGCTCAAGGCCGACGGCGGGTATTACGACGCAATGGCCGATGTCGCCAGAGAAATCCACCGCGTGCTCAAACCCAGCGGCCATGCGGCGATCTACATTTCCGACAGCTACAAGCACAATAAGACCGGCGGCACCTTCCACCCGCTGGGCTTCGAGGTGTTCGACGCAACACGGAAGCACTTGGAGCCGGTCGACATCGTGAGCGTCGTCCGTCACAACCGCACACTGGAGATGGGCAACTACCGCAAAGCCGCCGACGAGGGCAACTACTTCCTCCGCGGCTTCAACTACCTGTTCATCTTTCGCAAAGCAAAGGCCAAACCGGCGACCGCTGGCAAAGGGCCGAGGAAGGGCCGGAAGCCACGCCGGGCCGGCGGCTAACGCCGTGGGCATTCGGCGGGAATTCTCGTACTTTGGCCGCCATGAAGTTAGCCCTCATCGGCGGTACCGGCCTCGGCGAAGCGCTCGGCGGCGAAACCGGCACCGCCCACCACCCCGACACGCCCTTCGGCAAGCCGTCCGCCCCGATCATCGAAACGCATTGGGCCGACGTACCGGTCCTGATCCTGCAACGTCACGGAGACGGCCATCTCATCCGCCCCACTGCGGTCAACAGCCGGGCGAACCTGTTCGCACTCAAGCAACTTGGCGCGACCCACGTTCTGGCCTCGGGGGCCGTCGGCAGCTTGCGTGAGGAGTTCGCGCCCAAACACTTGTTGGTTCCCGACCAGATCATCGACAAGACTTCGGCCCGGGCGACGACGTTCTACGAAAACGCGGCGGTGCATGTGGAGTTTGCCGACCCGTTCAGCGGACCGCTGCGACAGTTGCTGCTCGATTCGGCCGACGCGGTTGAAACTCCGACCCACCCGGCCGGCTGCTATGTGTGTATGGAAGGCCCCGCGTTCAGCACCAAGGCCGAGAGCCACATGCACCGCCTCTGGGGCGGCGACGTCATCGGCATGACGGCCATGCCCGAAGCCAGACTCGCCCGGGAAGCCGAACTGCCCTACGCCCTGGTCGCGCTGGTCACCGACTACGACTGCTGGCGGACGCACGAAGCCCACCCCGACGGCAAGGAAGGCCTGTTGCGCGAGATCATCGGGAACCTCCAAGCCGCCGCGGCGTCAGGAGTCACGGTGCTCAAACGAGCCGTCGAACTCGCCGCCGGGCGAAAGGACCAACTCATGGCCGATCCGATCCGCGACACCCTCGCCATGGCGATCTGGTCGGACAAATCGAAGATTCCACCGGACGAGGTCACGCGACTTTCGCCGCTGTGGGGACACCACTTCGACTGAACCGAAATGCCGCGCATCCCCTAAGATATTTTCGTGGAGCACCGAATGCGTTTAGTACCGTTGGCATTGACGTTCGCGATCGCCGGTTCGGCCTTGGCCCAGGGTACTTCGCCGCTCGAGGGCAAAGACTCCTCGCAGGGCGTGTTCGTCCGGGACTCCGCGACGGTGCTCGAGAAGTTCACGTTGGCCGAGCGGATGGAACGGCTGCGTGACTGGGACAACGCAGCCGACGTGTATCAGGAGTTGGTGCTCGGCTTCAACGACCGCGTCGTCCCCAGCCGGACCGACGCCGACAACAACATCATCCAGTACCGCAGCGTCGTCCCGGCGATCCAGGAACGCATCGCCCGTTGGCCGGCCGAGGGGTTGGCGGTGTTCCGCGAGTTGTTCGGCGATGATGCTCAACGCCTGCTTGGTGAGGCGATGGAAGAGACCGACCCGGCCGAGCGCCGCCGGCTGCTGGGCCGGATATTCAACGAATACTTCGTCACCCGTGCCGCACTTGATGCCGCCCGGCTGCTCATTGATGAATCGTTCCGGGCCGGCGACTTCGCATCGGCCGCGGCCCTCGCCGATCGCATCCTCGAAACTTACCCCGGCCTAGGCGATGCCCAGCCGGACTTCGCCTTTCGCTCCGGACTCACCCACCATTTACTCGGTCAAACCGCTCGCGCCGCCGACCGGCTCAATGACCTCCCGCCCGACGCCATCGGCATGCTCGGCGGCGAACCGGTCAACTACCGCGATGCCCTCTCCGCCGCCCTGCTCGACGGACCGCCGGTTGCCAGAGGGAACGAAATAGCCAATTGGCCGTTGGCCTTCGGCGATACCGACCGACACGTCATCCCCGGCGAACCCAACCCCGCGCAACTGCAACGTTCTTTTCGTGTCTCACTGACCGACTCGCGACCTCGCAACGTCCAGGTTGGTTCGGTACGTCGCTACCGCAAGGAAGCCGAACCGTTCGAGGCGCGCGGCGACTTCACCGGAATTCTCCCGGTCATCGAGAACGGCGAAATCTTCTTCCACGACAACGCCCGGCTCTACGCACTGAGCATGGTCAGCGGCACCGCCCTGCCGGCATGGGAGCCGACTCATCCGGGCGGGGTTTACGCCATCGAGGCATGGAGCAAGCCGCGCGGACTGGTCAACACCACCGCCGTCTCCGAGTCGTCCGTCATCGCCGTCATGGGTAAGGCCGACGTCTTCGCCCAACAGCTCACTGGGCAGGACGGGTTTGCCGAGCAACTGGTTTGCCTGGATCGCGGCGACGGTTCGATCCGTTGGACGATGGCCCCGCGCCGGCTTTCCTTCGAGAGCGGTGGCGAAAAAGTGACCGTCGTCGGCGGACGATTCTCCGGCAGCCCAATCGTCAGCAACGGCCGCATCTACATCAAACTCACCGGCAGCGCCAACGCCAACGCCGGGCAGTTCGAAGAGTGCTACGTCTTGTGCATCGACGAGCAGAGTGGTGAGATCCGGTGGGCCGGCTTCGTCGCGAGCAACGCCTCGCAGGCGATGCTCAACCGCCGCAACAACAACAGCCAGCGTGGCCTCAGCGAATCCCACCCCGCCCTCGACGGGGACCGGCTCTACGTCTCCAACGACGCCGGCGTCATCGCCTGTCTCGACGCTTACGACGGCACGGTCCGTTGGCTCAACCTGTACGAGCGTGACCTGCCCGAAGCCGTGAACAATCGGTTCAACCGTCGCCGGCCGGCGCCACGCACCCCCGACGAGTTCACCCCCGCCACCAGCAACCCGCTGATCGTCACGCAAGGCAAACTCTTCGCCCTGCCCAACGACGGCAAGGAAGCACTCGTTTACGACGCGCTCGACGGGTCGGAGGTCCTGAGCGTCGACCTCGAAGCCCATGGCGATTTGAACCAACTCATCGGCGTTGCCGGCGAACAGCTGATCCTCGGTAACGTCCGCCGCATCGACGCGATCGCCTGGCAGGAGTACGAGCCGGACTTGGACCCGCTGGACAACGTCTTTTGGAACTTCGAGTTTCCGGGCGAAACGGTGGACTTCATCGGGCGACCGGTCATTGCCGGCGATCACCTTTACTTCTGCACGACCGACCGTGTCAGGCGGGTGAGGCTTAGCAACGGAAAGCGGGAGCCGATCCTGCCGCTTGATGGCGAGTTCGCCGAGGACCAGGGGCCGGGCAACCTGCTCGTCCTCAGCAACACGCTCGTCATTGCCACGGCCAATGAAGTCGACGTCTACGCCGATCCGGTCACCATCCAACGCGAACTCGAACGGCTCGTCCGTGAGTCGCCTAACGATGTGATCCCCCGCCTGCGGTTCGCCGAATCCGCCGCGGCCAGCGGTGATGCGGCGACGGCCGTCGGCCACCTCCGTGACGCCGTCGAAATCATCGGCCGGCTCGACGACGACGGGACGGCACGCACGCGGACCTTCGCCACCATCATGGGTCTGGCCAATCGCGATGTTCCCGGCTTCGACAAGGACGAGCTCTTTGGCCTGGCCGAGGGCATCGCCGCGTCACCGCAGCAGCAAGTGCGCCTCCGGCTCACCCGCATCGACGCCGCCACCGATCCGGGCGACAAGGTCGGGCTTTACCAGGAACTACTTATCGACGACACGCTCCGCAGCATCGACGTCAACGTCGCCGGGGATACCGTTGCCGCTTCCGAACTGGCGAGGCGGCGGATCGACGCCTTGATCGAAGCTCACGGCCGGGCGGTTTACGCACCGGTCGAAACGGACGCCGTCGCCGCCGCAACACCGCTGTTGAACGACCCCGACGGTGATCCGCGTGAACTGCTCGACCTTGCCCGGCAATACCCCAACGCGCAAGTCACCACCGACCTTTTCGCCGTGGCGAGCGATCGTCTTGAGGAAAGCGGCAACGTCCTGCTTGCACGCCGGGCACTTCGGGCATCGCTGGCCCGGGTGACCGACAATGCCGATCGTGCCGCGCTGCTCGAACGGCTGGCCCGCACCATGGGCACCGACCCGCAATTCCTTCAACTCGCAGCAGCCCACCTCGCCGAAGCCGCCCGGCTGGAACCCGGCAGCGAACTACTCGCCGCGATCGACCTGCCCAACGGCGAAGCACTCGGCATCATGTCCCGCGCCAACGCCGCCGACCGACTGCGTGAACTCGCGACATTGTCGGCCAACGCCTTGCTGCCCAACCTCGACCTGCCGCCGATCACGATCAACGGCGTCGCGCCCGATCCGTTCCCACGACGCGATGTGATCGATGACGTGCGGCTGCTCGTGTCACAACTCGACGGCGGCGAACGCACCGACCGGTTCGTCGCTTGGGGCGGCAAGTCCCGGCTCATTTCCGCCCAGGGCCGGGTCATCGCCGAGCTCGATTTCCAGGCACGGCCCGCCGCCTCGGCGTGGTTCGGGGGTGTCCTCGTGTTGATCAGCCGCGACCACGTTGCGGGGTTCGACGGAACGACCGGCGCGCGACTCTGGCAGTTCGCCCCGCTGCTACCCGACGACCAACAAGCCGTCGCCGCCGAGCCGCGGGCGGATGAACTGCCCGAAGACGAGCAGCCGCTGGTGATCCGGCTCAACGACGGACAGGTCAACCCGCAGCAAGCCCGAGAGTTCGCCGCGCTTCGGGATCGTGCCCAGGCCAACGCCGGCCCGATCGACCGCGGCGGCAGCATCCGCCTTGCCGCCATCGCCCCCGACCGGCTCGCCGTCGCATCCGAACTCGGCGAGACCGTGCTGATCGATCCGACCGACGGTGCGGTGATTTGGCGGCGCGGCGTCGATGCGGGGCAGGCCGTCCGCATGCTCGCCGGCCCGGACCACCTCGCCCTGCTCATCCGCCAGCCCAACGGCCAGCAACGCCTTCTCGTTCGTTCGCTCTTCGATGGCGACCCCGTCCTCGAACAACAAGGCGGCAACGAGCAGTTGGTGAACTTCAACCTCTCCGACGACGGCCTGCTCCTGCTGCTCACGCCGCAACGGCTGCGCGCGTTCGACTTGGCAAGCGTCGACGGCCCGGTTCCGACCGCGCTGTGGGAGACCGAGTTCCGTGACCGGCTCGGCGAAGCCCCGTTCGGCCAGAGCTTCGAGCCGGACAACCTCCTGATCAGCGCAGGCAAAGCCCTTGTACTCGGCGACGCCAACACCGAGACGCAGGGGGTGTACGTCTTCGACCTGGCCAGCGGCGATCTCATGACGTATCCCGGCAGCGACACGCCGGTCGCGCTGAGCCCGAGGGCCGGTGCCGCGAAGGTTCGGCTCATCGCGTCGGGCAGCCGCGTCATCACCATCGGTCTCTCGACGTTGGTCACCTATGACATCGCCGAGGCCGGCCGTGAGTGGGAGCGGTTTGCCGGCAGCCCGTTCATGCCGACCATCCGCG from Planctomycetota bacterium includes these protein-coding regions:
- a CDS encoding PQQ-binding-like beta-propeller repeat protein, translated to MRLVPLALTFAIAGSALAQGTSPLEGKDSSQGVFVRDSATVLEKFTLAERMERLRDWDNAADVYQELVLGFNDRVVPSRTDADNNIIQYRSVVPAIQERIARWPAEGLAVFRELFGDDAQRLLGEAMEETDPAERRRLLGRIFNEYFVTRAALDAARLLIDESFRAGDFASAAALADRILETYPGLGDAQPDFAFRSGLTHHLLGQTARAADRLNDLPPDAIGMLGGEPVNYRDALSAALLDGPPVARGNEIANWPLAFGDTDRHVIPGEPNPAQLQRSFRVSLTDSRPRNVQVGSVRRYRKEAEPFEARGDFTGILPVIENGEIFFHDNARLYALSMVSGTALPAWEPTHPGGVYAIEAWSKPRGLVNTTAVSESSVIAVMGKADVFAQQLTGQDGFAEQLVCLDRGDGSIRWTMAPRRLSFESGGEKVTVVGGRFSGSPIVSNGRIYIKLTGSANANAGQFEECYVLCIDEQSGEIRWAGFVASNASQAMLNRRNNNSQRGLSESHPALDGDRLYVSNDAGVIACLDAYDGTVRWLNLYERDLPEAVNNRFNRRRPAPRTPDEFTPATSNPLIVTQGKLFALPNDGKEALVYDALDGSEVLSVDLEAHGDLNQLIGVAGEQLILGNVRRIDAIAWQEYEPDLDPLDNVFWNFEFPGETVDFIGRPVIAGDHLYFCTTDRVRRVRLSNGKREPILPLDGEFAEDQGPGNLLVLSNTLVIATANEVDVYADPVTIQRELERLVRESPNDVIPRLRFAESAAASGDAATAVGHLRDAVEIIGRLDDDGTARTRTFATIMGLANRDVPGFDKDELFGLAEGIAASPQQQVRLRLTRIDAATDPGDKVGLYQELLIDDTLRSIDVNVAGDTVAASELARRRIDALIEAHGRAVYAPVETDAVAAATPLLNDPDGDPRELLDLARQYPNAQVTTDLFAVASDRLEESGNVLLARRALRASLARVTDNADRAALLERLARTMGTDPQFLQLAAAHLAEAARLEPGSELLAAIDLPNGEALGIMSRANAADRLRELATLSANALLPNLDLPPITINGVAPDPFPRRDVIDDVRLLVSQLDGGERTDRFVAWGGKSRLISAQGRVIAELDFQARPAASAWFGGVLVLISRDHVAGFDGTTGARLWQFAPLLPDDQQAVAAEPRADELPEDEQPLVIRLNDGQVNPQQAREFAALRDRAQANAGPIDRGGSIRLAAIAPDRLAVASELGETVLIDPTDGAVIWRRGVDAGQAVRMLAGPDHLALLIRQPNGQQRLLVRSLFDGDPVLEQQGGNEQLVNFNLSDDGLLLLLTPQRLRAFDLASVDGPVPTALWETEFRDRLGEAPFGQSFEPDNLLISAGKALVLGDANTETQGVYVFDLASGDLMTYPGSDTPVALSPRAGAAKVRLIASGSRVITIGLSTLVTYDIAEAGREWERFAGSPFMPTIRDVLLTPDTAVVIDEPNARVQGRSRRPRNLMLTTVTRMSDDGSDGGLVLHERSIAEETGIEPGQWRLVDGGIVYLTGEGKLVLLRTPE